A genome region from Solirubrobacter pauli includes the following:
- a CDS encoding aldo/keto reductase: MAPATAAPSLELNNGVTMPALGLGVFQSPPEETTAAVQAALGAGYRHIDTAAAYGNEREVGDAVRASGLDRSEVFLETKIWISDYGYDETLHGFEKSAAKLGVEQIDLLILHQALPSAFDKTLEAYRALETLLADGKVRAIGVSNFMVNHLEQLLDQTSVVPAVNQIEQHPYFQQAEVQAFGERHGILAQAWSPIGGITFYRDSGHTSTLQDPVITKIAAAHGKTPAQVMLRWGLQHGRSVIPKSTKPARIAENLDVFDFELTPEQLAAIDGLETGKRGGPEPEDITLETFGRDIPEA; the protein is encoded by the coding sequence ATGGCCCCTGCAACCGCCGCTCCGTCACTGGAGCTCAACAACGGCGTCACCATGCCCGCCCTCGGCCTTGGGGTCTTCCAAAGCCCGCCGGAGGAGACCACAGCGGCCGTGCAGGCGGCACTGGGCGCCGGCTATCGCCATATCGACACCGCCGCGGCCTACGGCAACGAGCGCGAGGTCGGCGATGCCGTCCGCGCGTCCGGCCTCGATCGCTCTGAGGTGTTCCTGGAGACCAAGATCTGGATCTCCGACTACGGCTACGACGAGACCCTGCACGGGTTCGAGAAGAGCGCCGCCAAGCTCGGCGTGGAGCAGATCGACCTCCTAATCCTGCACCAGGCGCTGCCCTCGGCCTTCGACAAGACGCTCGAGGCCTACCGGGCCCTGGAGACGCTGCTGGCCGACGGCAAGGTCCGCGCGATCGGCGTCAGCAACTTCATGGTCAATCACCTGGAGCAACTGCTCGACCAAACGTCGGTCGTTCCGGCCGTAAACCAGATCGAGCAGCACCCGTACTTCCAGCAGGCCGAGGTCCAGGCCTTCGGCGAGCGTCACGGCATCCTCGCCCAGGCGTGGTCGCCGATCGGCGGCATCACCTTCTACCGCGACAGCGGCCACACGAGCACGCTCCAGGACCCGGTGATCACCAAGATCGCCGCCGCGCACGGCAAGACACCCGCTCAGGTGATGCTGCGCTGGGGGCTCCAGCACGGTCGCTCGGTCATCCCCAAGTCCACCAAGCCGGCACGCATCGCCGAGAACCTCGACGTCTTCGACTTCGAGCTCACCCCCGAGCAGCTGGCCGCCATCGACGGCCTGGAAACCGGCAAGCGCGGCGGCCCTGAGCCCGAGGACATCACGCTGGAGACGTTCGGCCGCGACATCCCGGAGGCCTGA
- a CDS encoding helix-turn-helix transcriptional regulator — translation MDRTDDIATFLASRRANVTPEQAGLHVTGKRRVPGLRREEVATLAGVSIDYYKRLERGHLSGVSDNVLEAVAGALQLDDAERAHLFDLARAVNPAAPRRRKPAAKAVRPAVQRIVDGMTNPAIVRNSRVDYLSANALGRALYAPLFESREQPTNSARFTFLDPAATEFYVDWERVARDLVAHLRSQAGRNPYDPGLTDLVGELSMRSDDFRTWWAAHNVRFHQTGTKKLRHPVVGELELSYDVMELPADTGLSISVYSAEQGSRSEEALNLLASWTATPATSRS, via the coding sequence GTGGACAGGACAGACGACATCGCAACGTTCCTGGCCTCGCGGCGTGCGAACGTCACGCCCGAGCAGGCGGGCCTGCACGTCACCGGCAAGCGCCGGGTTCCCGGTCTGCGTCGCGAAGAAGTCGCGACGCTCGCCGGCGTAAGCATCGACTACTACAAGCGGCTGGAGCGCGGACACCTCAGCGGCGTCTCAGACAACGTGCTCGAAGCCGTGGCCGGAGCGTTGCAGCTCGACGACGCCGAACGGGCGCACCTGTTCGACCTCGCCCGCGCGGTCAACCCGGCCGCGCCGCGGCGTCGCAAGCCGGCTGCAAAGGCTGTACGGCCCGCGGTGCAGCGCATCGTGGACGGGATGACCAACCCGGCGATCGTGCGCAACAGCCGGGTTGACTACCTGTCCGCGAACGCGCTGGGCCGCGCGCTGTATGCGCCGTTGTTCGAGAGCCGTGAGCAGCCGACCAACAGCGCCCGTTTCACGTTCCTGGACCCGGCAGCGACGGAGTTCTATGTCGATTGGGAGCGGGTCGCTCGTGACCTGGTTGCGCACTTGCGTTCACAGGCGGGCCGCAACCCGTACGACCCCGGCCTCACCGACTTGGTCGGTGAGCTGTCCATGCGCAGCGATGACTTCCGCACCTGGTGGGCGGCCCACAACGTGCGCTTCCACCAGACCGGCACCAAGAAGCTGCGCCACCCGGTGGTCGGCGAGCTCGAGCTCAGCTACGACGTGATGGAGCTGCCCGCCGACACCGGCCTGAGCATCAGCGTCTACAGCGCCGAGCAGGGCAGTCGTTCCGAGGAGGCGCTGAACCTCCTCGCCAGCTGGACGGCCACACCCGCCACTTCCCGCAGCTAA
- a CDS encoding zinc-dependent alcohol dehydrogenase family protein: MRAALFNEPRSITVGDRPDPVIVEPTDAIVRVVLACVCGSDLWYFRGDSEFAPGPIGHEFVGVVEDAGAAVTHVKRGDFVIAPFAFSDGTCPNCQHGVTTACMTGGFYPSNGDGGQGEAVRVPLADSSLVTVPGSGHSEEMLRSLLTLSDVMATGHHAAVCANVQAGGTVAVVGDGAVGLSAVLAAKRLGADRIIALSRHANRQALATEFGATDIVAGRGEEAIEAVREMTNGVGVDATMECVGTDQSMKTAIGIARAGSMVGYVGVPHGVELPISQMFFQTVGVRGGGAPARVYIPQLLPDVLEGRINPGLVLNYETDLEGIADAYAAMDERRAIKSLVRVGTI, translated from the coding sequence ATGCGTGCAGCCCTCTTCAACGAGCCCCGCTCGATCACCGTCGGCGACCGGCCGGACCCGGTGATCGTCGAGCCGACCGACGCGATCGTCCGCGTCGTGCTGGCCTGCGTGTGCGGCTCAGACCTCTGGTACTTCCGCGGCGACTCCGAGTTCGCGCCCGGTCCGATCGGCCACGAGTTCGTCGGTGTCGTCGAAGACGCCGGCGCCGCCGTGACCCACGTCAAGCGCGGCGACTTCGTCATCGCCCCGTTCGCCTTCAGCGACGGCACCTGCCCCAACTGCCAGCACGGCGTTACCACCGCGTGCATGACGGGGGGCTTCTATCCGTCTAACGGCGATGGCGGCCAAGGCGAAGCGGTCCGCGTGCCGCTCGCTGACAGCTCGCTCGTGACCGTCCCTGGCAGCGGCCACTCCGAGGAGATGCTCCGCTCGCTGCTCACGCTGTCTGACGTCATGGCCACCGGCCACCACGCCGCCGTCTGCGCGAACGTGCAGGCGGGCGGCACGGTCGCGGTCGTGGGCGACGGCGCGGTCGGCCTCTCCGCCGTGCTCGCCGCCAAGCGCCTCGGCGCCGACCGCATCATTGCCCTGAGCCGCCACGCCAACCGCCAGGCGCTCGCCACGGAGTTCGGCGCCACCGACATCGTCGCCGGCCGCGGCGAGGAGGCGATCGAGGCCGTGCGCGAGATGACCAACGGCGTCGGCGTCGACGCCACCATGGAGTGCGTCGGCACCGACCAGTCGATGAAGACCGCGATCGGCATCGCCCGCGCCGGCTCGATGGTCGGCTACGTCGGCGTCCCACACGGCGTCGAGCTGCCGATTAGCCAGATGTTCTTCCAGACCGTCGGCGTCCGCGGCGGCGGCGCCCCCGCCCGCGTCTACATCCCGCAGCTGCTGCCCGACGTGCTCGAAGGCCGCATCAACCCCGGCCTGGTCCTCAACTACGAGACCGACCTCGAGGGCATTGCCGACGCCTACGCCGCCATGGACGAGCGCCGCGCGATCAAGTCCCTCGTGCGCGTGGGGACGATCTGA
- a CDS encoding DUF2255 family protein, which translates to MGAWTEDELRRIDGVQELAIAPVRRNGELRRATPIWVVRVDDDLYVRAAYGANKGWHGVARSSHQAQIRAGGVQKDVAIEDADAAVNDAVDAAYRTKYGHYASIVDSINDAEHRTTTLRLVP; encoded by the coding sequence ATGGGCGCCTGGACCGAAGACGAACTGCGCCGCATCGACGGCGTCCAAGAGCTCGCCATCGCACCAGTGCGCCGCAACGGCGAGCTGCGTCGCGCGACCCCGATCTGGGTCGTGCGCGTCGATGACGACCTCTACGTCCGCGCCGCCTACGGCGCGAACAAGGGGTGGCACGGCGTCGCCCGCTCCAGCCACCAGGCGCAGATCCGAGCCGGCGGCGTGCAGAAGGACGTCGCGATCGAGGACGCCGACGCTGCGGTCAACGACGCCGTCGACGCCGCTTACCGCACCAAGTACGGCCACTACGCCAGCATCGTGGACAGCATCAACGACGCCGAGCACCGGACGACGACGCTCCGGCTCGTCCCGTAG
- a CDS encoding MFS transporter produces MPTTDKLRTGPVLAIVLVSYAMIVLDISIVITALPQIHRTLDFSATALSWVQNAYLLAFGGLLLLGARAGDLFGRRRMFTIGLALFTLASVAVGSAQTELWLIAARAAQGVGAAILAPSTLALLQTSFAEGPERTRAVSLYAAVAGVGATVGLVVGGIFAGWLSWRVGFFINAPIGLAMILAALRFLPETTPRRGATDATGVIASTLGMTALVFGIVRSADAGWTDPLTLVTIAVGVLGLVLFVANERRAAQPVMPLRLFSSRERSGAYAARLLFLAAMAPFWFFTTQWLQSVAGYSPVQAGLAFLPVTLPNFAAALVIPHLTRRYGNPTVLIAGLTLSVIGMAWLGRLGPDTSYFTGIALPMILIGIGQGGSLGPLTAGGLTGVRSEDAGAAGGVTNVAHQIGGSLGLAVLVAVFAAADSDTLSGAALLAHRISASLTVAAVLLAVALIVALVVHPRRHAAAAPQLATSALTER; encoded by the coding sequence GTGCCCACCACGGACAAGCTGCGCACCGGCCCGGTGCTGGCGATCGTGCTCGTCAGCTACGCGATGATCGTGCTCGACATCTCGATCGTCATCACCGCGCTGCCGCAGATCCATCGCACGCTGGACTTCTCGGCCACCGCGCTCTCCTGGGTCCAGAACGCCTACCTCCTCGCCTTCGGCGGGCTGCTGCTGCTCGGCGCTCGCGCCGGTGACCTGTTTGGCCGCCGCCGCATGTTCACGATCGGCCTGGCGCTGTTCACGCTGGCCTCGGTTGCCGTCGGCAGCGCTCAGACCGAACTGTGGCTGATCGCCGCCCGTGCCGCCCAAGGCGTCGGCGCCGCGATCCTCGCTCCCTCCACGCTCGCGCTCTTGCAGACCAGCTTCGCCGAAGGACCCGAACGCACGCGCGCGGTGTCCCTCTACGCGGCGGTCGCCGGTGTCGGCGCCACCGTCGGCCTTGTCGTCGGAGGCATCTTCGCCGGCTGGCTGTCCTGGCGCGTCGGCTTCTTCATCAACGCTCCGATCGGCCTGGCGATGATCCTCGCCGCGCTGCGCTTCCTCCCCGAGACGACTCCACGGCGGGGCGCCACTGACGCCACCGGTGTCATCGCCTCCACGCTCGGCATGACTGCCCTGGTCTTCGGCATCGTCCGCTCCGCCGACGCCGGCTGGACCGATCCGCTGACGCTGGTCACGATCGCCGTCGGCGTGCTCGGGCTCGTCCTGTTCGTCGCCAACGAGCGCCGCGCCGCCCAACCGGTCATGCCGCTGCGACTGTTCTCCAGTCGTGAGCGCTCCGGCGCCTACGCCGCGCGCCTGCTCTTCCTCGCCGCCATGGCCCCGTTCTGGTTCTTCACGACCCAGTGGCTGCAAAGCGTCGCCGGCTACAGCCCCGTGCAGGCCGGCCTGGCCTTTCTTCCCGTCACCCTGCCCAACTTCGCCGCAGCGCTCGTCATCCCGCACCTGACCCGCCGCTACGGCAACCCCACCGTGCTGATCGCCGGCCTCACCCTCTCGGTGATCGGCATGGCCTGGCTCGGCCGCCTCGGCCCGGACACGTCCTACTTCACCGGCATCGCCCTCCCGATGATCCTCATCGGCATCGGCCAGGGAGGCTCGCTTGGCCCGCTGACGGCGGGCGGGCTCACCGGAGTTAGGTCCGAGGACGCCGGCGCTGCCGGCGGGGTCACCAACGTCGCGCACCAGATCGGCGGCTCCCTCGGCCTCGCCGTCTTGGTCGCGGTCTTCGCCGCCGCCGACTCCGACACGCTCAGCGGCGCCGCGCTGCTGGCCCACCGCATCTCCGCCTCCCTCACGGTGGCCGCCGTGCTCTTGGCGGTCGCGCTCATCGTCGCTCTGGTCGTCCATCCGCGGCGTCACGCCGCGGCCGCACCGCAGCTGGCAACGTCCGCGCTGACCGAGCGCTGA
- a CDS encoding Na+/H+ antiporter has protein sequence MEHVELVLLFLLVAVAALTWLSSALDVPYPILLVLGGSVLGFVPGVPEVELNPDLVLLIVLPPLLFHAAYFASLRELRANARAISLNACALVLLTMSAVAVVTHAVVPGMPWVAAFAFGAIVSPTDPLAAVTIARRLGVPHRLIVLIEGESLINDGTALVAYRTALAAAVGGSFSLLDAAGDFVLNVVGGVVVGVIVAQVLLWVFRRIVGDDLLGVTVSLIAGFAAYVPAEELGVSGVIAAVTVGLLVGHRAAEHSTASSRLRSFAFWDVLVFLLNALLFVLVGLQLPSVLEDQDRSAATLIGLGALAGAVVIGVRLLWSHTIPYLIRALDRRPRQVAMRVAWRERMVLAWGGLRGAVSLAAALALPRDFPERDLIIWLTLCVILATLVLQGVTLPALIRTLGIREDESAALDELRARKAAARAALHRIDTLRKEDWTRPDSLDRLHAMYEFRYNRLAQRAGALEADENLDERSATYQRTVRDLLDTQRRELVRLRDDGQVSDEILHALTREIDLEDQRLEI, from the coding sequence ATGGAACACGTCGAGCTCGTTCTGCTGTTCCTGCTGGTGGCGGTGGCGGCGTTGACCTGGCTGTCATCGGCCCTTGACGTCCCGTACCCGATCCTGCTCGTCCTCGGCGGCAGCGTGCTCGGCTTCGTTCCCGGCGTGCCAGAGGTCGAGCTCAATCCAGATCTCGTCCTGCTGATCGTCCTGCCGCCGCTGTTGTTCCACGCCGCGTACTTCGCGTCCCTGCGCGAGTTGCGAGCAAATGCGCGCGCGATCTCCCTGAACGCCTGCGCGTTGGTGCTGCTCACCATGAGTGCCGTCGCGGTCGTCACGCATGCTGTCGTGCCCGGGATGCCCTGGGTCGCGGCGTTTGCCTTCGGGGCGATCGTCTCCCCGACCGACCCGCTTGCCGCCGTGACCATCGCCCGTCGGCTCGGCGTGCCTCACCGGCTGATCGTCCTCATCGAGGGCGAGTCGCTGATCAACGACGGCACGGCGCTGGTTGCGTACCGCACCGCGCTGGCCGCTGCCGTCGGCGGGTCCTTCAGCCTGCTCGACGCCGCCGGCGACTTTGTCCTGAACGTGGTCGGCGGCGTGGTCGTCGGCGTCATCGTCGCGCAGGTGTTGCTGTGGGTGTTCCGCCGGATCGTGGGCGACGACCTGCTCGGCGTCACGGTCTCCCTCATCGCCGGCTTCGCCGCCTACGTCCCCGCCGAAGAACTCGGCGTCTCTGGCGTCATCGCCGCCGTCACCGTCGGCCTGCTCGTCGGCCACCGCGCCGCCGAGCACTCCACCGCCAGCTCCCGCCTACGCAGCTTCGCCTTCTGGGACGTCCTCGTCTTCCTGCTCAACGCCCTGCTGTTCGTCCTCGTCGGCCTCCAGCTGCCCAGCGTGCTCGAAGACCAAGACCGATCCGCCGCCACGTTGATCGGGCTCGGGGCGCTCGCCGGCGCCGTCGTGATCGGCGTCCGCCTGCTGTGGTCACACACGATCCCGTACCTCATCCGCGCACTCGACCGACGCCCTCGACAGGTCGCCATGCGCGTCGCTTGGCGCGAGCGCATGGTGCTCGCCTGGGGCGGCCTCCGAGGCGCCGTCTCCCTCGCCGCCGCGCTCGCGCTCCCGCGAGACTTCCCGGAGCGCGACCTCATCATCTGGCTGACGCTCTGCGTGATCCTCGCCACGCTCGTGCTGCAGGGCGTCACGCTGCCGGCCCTCATCCGCACCCTCGGCATCCGCGAAGACGAGTCCGCCGCGCTCGATGAGCTCCGCGCACGCAAGGCCGCCGCCCGTGCCGCGCTGCATCGCATCGACACGCTGCGCAAGGAGGACTGGACGCGGCCCGACAGCTTGGACCGGCTGCACGCGATGTACGAGTTCCGTTACAACCGCCTCGCCCAACGCGCCGGCGCGCTCGAAGCCGACGAGAACCTCGACGAGCGCTCTGCCACCTACCAGCGCACCGTCCGAGACCTCCTGGACACCCAACGGCGGGAGCTCGTCCGCCTGCGCGACGACGGCCAGGTCTCCGACGAAATCCTCCACGCCCTCACCCGCGAGATCGACCTTGAGGACCAACGCCTTGAAATCTGA
- a CDS encoding flavodoxin, whose product MKSDPAAMSRRALLHRAILGAEGLTLAAALSACSTSEEAVRPSGAATSTPEARRTILLAYFSRPGENYWYGGRRNLRTGNTEILARMIRERLDCDVHRILAARPYPRDYEQTVERNVREQDADERPEVANPLRAIDRYDTILLASPIWNVRAPMIMTTFTESYDFTDKTVHPITTHAMSGLGNTEEDYARTCRGARIGAGLAIQGETVRDASAEGDLEAWLSRVGLG is encoded by the coding sequence TTGAAATCTGACCCGGCCGCCATGTCACGACGCGCGCTGCTCCACCGCGCCATCCTCGGCGCGGAAGGGCTCACGCTTGCCGCCGCGCTCAGCGCATGCTCGACGTCGGAGGAAGCCGTACGCCCGTCAGGCGCCGCGACGTCGACGCCCGAAGCGCGCCGGACCATCCTCCTCGCGTACTTCTCCCGGCCCGGCGAGAACTACTGGTACGGCGGCCGCCGCAACCTGCGCACCGGCAACACCGAGATCCTCGCCCGCATGATCCGCGAGCGGCTCGACTGCGACGTGCACCGCATCCTCGCCGCACGGCCCTACCCACGCGACTACGAGCAAACCGTCGAGCGCAACGTGCGAGAACAAGATGCCGACGAACGTCCCGAGGTCGCCAACCCGCTGCGAGCGATCGACCGCTACGACACGATCCTGCTCGCCAGCCCGATCTGGAACGTGCGCGCGCCGATGATCATGACCACGTTCACCGAGAGCTACGACTTCACCGACAAGACCGTGCATCCCATCACCACGCACGCCATGAGCGGCCTCGGCAATACCGAAGAGGACTACGCCCGAACTTGCCGAGGCGCACGGATCGGCGCCGGACTGGCGATCCAGGGCGAGACGGTGCGCGACGCCTCCGCCGAGGGAGATCTCGAGGCGTGGCTGAGCCGAGTCGGTCTCGGCTGA
- a CDS encoding Lrp/AsnC ligand binding domain-containing protein gives MDAIDRKILAHLQADGRLTLTQLSERVRLSLSRCQRRVRELERAGVIRGYHAQVDPAAVGFGFEVLVFASLSHPDVPEFDAAVGDAPQIIEAQRLFGDPDYLLRVVAADLAAYQRFYEETLIRLPGVSRISSTIVMKQVVPTRPLPEAP, from the coding sequence ATCGACGCCATCGACCGCAAGATCCTTGCGCATCTCCAAGCGGACGGCCGCCTCACGCTCACCCAACTCAGCGAACGGGTGCGCCTGAGCCTCTCCCGCTGCCAGCGGCGTGTGCGCGAGCTCGAACGCGCCGGCGTCATCCGCGGCTACCACGCGCAGGTCGACCCGGCAGCCGTCGGCTTCGGCTTCGAGGTGCTCGTGTTCGCCTCGCTGAGCCACCCTGACGTCCCCGAGTTCGATGCCGCCGTGGGCGACGCGCCCCAGATCATCGAGGCCCAACGCCTGTTCGGCGACCCCGACTACCTCCTACGCGTCGTCGCCGCCGACCTCGCCGCCTACCAGCGGTTCTACGAGGAGACGCTCATCCGCCTGCCGGGCGTCAGCCGCATCAGCTCCACGATCGTGATGAAGCAGGTCGTCCCGACGCGCCCGCTCCCCGAAGCACCCTAG